In one Butyrivibrio proteoclasticus B316 genomic region, the following are encoded:
- a CDS encoding SH3 domain-containing protein → MKMYKEKKKNLIILIVFSAVFCTALGFGMAMSNKPEIETLSATDFSSETVVRTITDYTSNAVAETADEYEEYLDTTLVAKEENAAELTLTAFTVTEYENVAKMFASDTVNVRAGAGTDYDRIGKVAWGTEMDVTGVTDNGWFEVLYKDLIGYIRGDYMVDEMPGIPYLFVGDSRTVQMELAVGSTDKAYIAKIGEGYSYFKNTAIGQIPKYAGQGTVMIINFGVNDLSNASKYIKLVNSNIDAWENAGITVYYSSVTPVGSCSVSNAQIESFNAALQNGLDERVHWIDSYSYLMQTGYSTNDGLHYNKETYKNLYSYYMSVIGQQI, encoded by the coding sequence ATGAAAATGTATAAAGAAAAAAAGAAAAACCTGATTATTCTCATAGTCTTTTCTGCAGTCTTTTGCACTGCACTCGGATTTGGAATGGCTATGAGTAACAAACCGGAAATAGAGACATTATCAGCTACAGACTTTTCTTCTGAGACTGTAGTCAGAACTATTACTGACTATACTAGCAATGCAGTTGCTGAGACAGCAGATGAGTACGAGGAATATCTTGATACCACTCTTGTAGCCAAGGAAGAAAACGCTGCCGAGCTTACGCTTACAGCTTTTACTGTAACTGAATATGAGAATGTAGCCAAGATGTTTGCCAGCGATACAGTTAATGTCAGAGCCGGCGCAGGAACAGATTATGACAGGATTGGCAAGGTCGCCTGGGGAACAGAGATGGATGTTACAGGCGTTACAGATAATGGCTGGTTTGAGGTGTTATATAAGGATCTGATCGGGTATATCAGAGGCGACTATATGGTTGATGAGATGCCGGGAATCCCTTACTTGTTTGTTGGTGATTCCAGAACTGTACAGATGGAGTTGGCAGTAGGTTCAACGGATAAGGCATATATTGCCAAGATCGGAGAAGGCTATAGCTATTTCAAGAATACAGCAATTGGCCAGATTCCTAAATATGCAGGTCAGGGAACGGTTATGATCATCAATTTTGGCGTCAACGATCTTTCCAATGCATCCAAATATATCAAGCTTGTCAACAGCAATATAGATGCCTGGGAGAACGCAGGAATTACCGTTTATTATTCTTCAGTTACTCCGGTAGGTTCATGTAGTGTATCTAATGCGCAGATAGAGAGCTTTAATGCTGCACTTCAAAATGGCCTTGATGAGAGAGTTCATTGGATAGACAGCTATTCATATCTTATGCAGACAGGCTATAGCACCAATGATGGACTTCATTATAATAAGGAAACTTACAAGAATTTATATTCCTATTATATGTCAGTAATTGGACAGCAAATTTAA
- a CDS encoding PilZ domain-containing protein has product MVHNNQNRTVEATVLTRYGDGLLITPVYCDGRLLDIISNANFEYEESITGDKHMFQADTISRVDFAGTDFHVVTGREIVIADNQRRAERYPVQIIGNAVINHSANISVVIHDISMRGISLIVGKNSGFKIGDEVKVEFAKDANSAKMTIRGVIVREFTIGTYNAIGCEIENIGPRALSFIMDKKIEHARKNTAMAIFDAKQAAL; this is encoded by the coding sequence ATGGTTCATAACAATCAGAATCGCACTGTTGAAGCCACTGTTCTTACCAGATACGGTGATGGCCTTCTTATTACACCGGTGTATTGCGATGGAAGATTGCTTGATATCATTTCAAATGCCAATTTTGAATATGAGGAGTCAATTACCGGTGACAAGCATATGTTCCAGGCAGACACCATCAGCAGAGTTGATTTTGCAGGGACAGATTTCCATGTTGTTACCGGAAGAGAAATCGTTATTGCAGACAATCAGCGTAGGGCAGAGAGATATCCTGTGCAGATAATTGGAAATGCAGTTATCAACCATTCAGCTAATATAAGTGTTGTTATACATGATATTTCCATGCGTGGTATTTCACTGATAGTTGGCAAGAATTCAGGATTTAAGATTGGCGATGAAGTTAAGGTGGAATTTGCCAAGGATGCAAACAGTGCTAAAATGACTATTCGAGGAGTAATAGTAAGAGAGTTTACTATTGGTACTTATAATGCCATTGGCTGTGAGATTGAGAATATTGGCCCGAGAGCACTTAGCTTTATAATGGATAAAAAGATAGAGCATGCCAGGAAGAATACTGCTATGGCCATATTTGATGCTAAACAGGCAGCGTTATAA
- the glmS gene encoding glutamine--fructose-6-phosphate transaminase (isomerizing) yields the protein MCGIIGYIGKRSTKEILLDSLELLEYRGYDSAGIALFPNGADEPTIRKIAGRVSNLREVCGDVTDEACAGIGHTRWATHGGVSDANAHPHHHGRVTLVHNGIIENYKELIKEYNLKDQLLSETDTEVAASVLDHFYDGDPETAIRETVKVLKGTFAFAILFSDQPGKIFAVRNVSPIVVAMTDHGALLASDVAALGVHAKEYAFLPEYHVACLSSKGIIVHDEKRHEVPLQLMTIDWDTSRGGKGGYPFYMEKEIHEQPDAIKDTVSPHIVNGKTSFAEEGIPDSLFRENQNIVVIACGTAMHAGLIGQQLFHTLANIHTDVAIASEFTYTNPVIKPGTLVIAVSQSGETIDTLEAIKFAKKKGAKVLSIVNVKGSTIADNSDYCIYTHAGPEIAVASTKAFTSQASVFYLLAIHAARLNGLLSTEEVAHYLDELNRIPEIITQILDKKSFIQKMTNKFLSHDQAFMIGRGLDYSLLLEGSLKLKEISYIHSEAYASGELKHGTIALITNGIPVVALVTQSALASKEYSNIREVQSRGASVLLITRQSLYKDMNIPEEDTFILPEMDDLFMTFPAAVVMQLIAYYTSSAKGYDVDKPRNLAKVVTVE from the coding sequence ATGTGCGGAATAATTGGTTACATAGGAAAAAGAAGCACCAAGGAAATCCTTCTTGATTCTCTCGAGCTTCTTGAGTACAGAGGATATGACAGTGCCGGGATAGCTCTTTTCCCAAATGGTGCAGATGAACCTACTATCAGGAAGATTGCAGGCCGAGTTTCCAACTTAAGAGAAGTGTGTGGCGATGTTACTGATGAGGCCTGTGCCGGAATCGGCCATACACGCTGGGCTACACATGGTGGTGTCAGTGATGCAAACGCTCACCCTCATCATCACGGCAGAGTTACCCTCGTTCATAATGGTATCATTGAGAACTACAAGGAACTTATCAAAGAGTATAACCTCAAGGATCAGCTTCTTTCAGAGACAGATACAGAAGTCGCTGCTTCTGTATTAGATCATTTCTATGATGGTGATCCTGAGACTGCAATCAGAGAGACAGTCAAGGTTTTAAAGGGCACTTTTGCTTTTGCTATTCTCTTTTCCGATCAGCCAGGCAAGATTTTTGCTGTACGTAATGTCAGCCCAATTGTTGTTGCAATGACAGACCACGGGGCTCTTCTTGCATCTGATGTTGCTGCTCTTGGTGTACACGCCAAGGAATACGCATTCCTTCCTGAATACCACGTAGCATGCCTTTCTTCTAAAGGCATCATCGTGCATGATGAGAAGAGACATGAGGTTCCTCTCCAGCTCATGACTATTGACTGGGATACAAGCCGTGGAGGCAAGGGCGGATATCCTTTCTATATGGAAAAAGAAATCCATGAACAGCCTGATGCTATTAAGGATACTGTTTCTCCTCACATTGTAAACGGCAAGACCTCTTTTGCAGAGGAAGGTATTCCTGATTCACTCTTTAGAGAAAATCAGAACATCGTGGTAATTGCCTGCGGAACAGCTATGCATGCCGGTCTTATCGGACAGCAGCTCTTCCACACTCTTGCTAACATCCATACTGATGTAGCTATCGCTTCTGAATTTACATATACCAACCCTGTTATCAAGCCAGGAACTCTTGTTATCGCAGTTTCACAGTCAGGTGAGACAATCGATACACTTGAAGCTATCAAGTTTGCCAAGAAGAAGGGCGCCAAGGTTCTCTCTATTGTTAACGTTAAGGGTTCAACTATAGCAGATAACAGTGATTACTGCATTTATACACATGCAGGCCCGGAAATTGCTGTAGCCAGCACTAAGGCTTTTACCAGCCAGGCCTCTGTTTTCTATCTTCTTGCTATACATGCAGCAAGACTTAACGGACTTCTCTCAACTGAGGAAGTTGCACATTATTTAGACGAGCTTAACAGAATTCCTGAGATCATCACTCAGATTCTTGATAAGAAGTCATTTATCCAGAAGATGACTAACAAGTTCCTCTCACACGATCAGGCATTTATGATTGGTCGAGGTCTTGACTATTCACTCCTTTTGGAGGGATCACTTAAGCTCAAGGAAATTTCATACATTCATTCAGAGGCTTATGCATCCGGAGAACTCAAGCATGGTACCATTGCCCTTATTACGAATGGTATTCCTGTTGTTGCTCTTGTAACACAGTCAGCGCTTGCTTCCAAAGAGTATTCAAACATCAGAGAGGTTCAGTCTCGTGGTGCCAGCGTACTTCTGATCACAAGACAGTCTCTGTACAAAGATATGAACATTCCTGAGGAAGACACTTTCATTCTTCCTGAAATGGATGACCTGTTCATGACATTCCCTGCAGCAGTTGTAATGCAGCTTATTGCTTACTACACATCTTCTGCCAAGGGCTACGATGTTGATAAGCCACGTAACCTTGCCAAGGTTGTTACAGTTGAATAA
- a CDS encoding sugar phosphate nucleotidyltransferase has translation MNIVLLSGGSGKRLWPLSNDIRSKQFIKIFKTEDGSYESMVQRVYRQIKKVDKDASVTIATSKTQVSAIHNQLGSDVGISIEPCRRDTFPAIALATSYLVDVLGISADESVVVCPVDPYVEDEYFEALKALSDQADKGEANLVLMGIEPTYPSEKYGYIIPSSKEDVSLVSTFKEKPTIDVAKDYISQGALWNGGVFAYKLKYVLDKAHELIDFTDYHDLYSKYDTLTKISFDYAVVEKEDKIQVMRFSGQWKDLGTWNTLTEAMEESVVGKGIMNETCKGVHIVNEMDVPVLAMGLTDVVISASPEGILVSDKEQSSYIKPFVDGIEQQIMFAEKSWGSFKVIDVEPGSMTIKVTLNAGHAMNYHSHQHRDEVWVVISGVGQTVIDGVETSVKPGDVITMKAGCKHTVSAETELKLIEVQVGSEISVEDKTKYKL, from the coding sequence ATGAATATAGTATTATTATCAGGTGGATCAGGAAAACGTTTGTGGCCACTTTCCAACGATATCAGGTCCAAACAGTTTATTAAAATATTTAAGACAGAGGATGGCTCATATGAGTCAATGGTTCAGAGAGTTTATCGTCAGATCAAGAAGGTAGACAAGGATGCTTCTGTTACTATAGCAACCAGTAAGACACAGGTATCAGCTATTCACAATCAGCTTGGATCAGATGTTGGAATATCAATTGAGCCTTGCAGAAGAGATACATTTCCTGCAATTGCTCTTGCAACCAGCTATCTTGTTGATGTTCTTGGCATCAGTGCAGATGAATCTGTTGTTGTATGCCCTGTAGATCCATATGTTGAGGATGAGTATTTTGAGGCTCTTAAGGCTCTTTCAGATCAGGCAGATAAGGGAGAGGCTAACCTTGTTCTCATGGGCATTGAGCCTACATATCCTTCAGAGAAATATGGCTATATCATTCCATCATCCAAGGAAGATGTGAGCCTTGTATCAACATTTAAAGAGAAACCAACTATAGATGTTGCCAAGGATTATATTAGCCAGGGCGCTCTTTGGAACGGCGGAGTATTTGCATATAAGCTCAAATACGTTCTTGATAAGGCCCATGAACTTATTGATTTTACAGACTACCATGATTTATATAGCAAGTACGATACACTTACCAAGATTTCTTTTGACTATGCTGTAGTAGAAAAAGAAGATAAGATCCAGGTAATGCGTTTCTCTGGGCAATGGAAGGACCTTGGAACATGGAACACACTGACAGAGGCTATGGAAGAGAGCGTTGTCGGTAAGGGTATCATGAATGAGACCTGCAAGGGCGTTCACATAGTAAATGAGATGGATGTGCCTGTTCTTGCAATGGGATTAACAGACGTTGTTATTTCAGCTTCTCCCGAGGGTATTCTTGTATCTGACAAAGAGCAGAGTTCTTATATCAAGCCATTTGTAGATGGTATTGAACAGCAGATCATGTTTGCTGAGAAGAGCTGGGGAAGCTTTAAGGTTATAGATGTCGAGCCGGGCAGTATGACAATCAAGGTTACTCTTAATGCCGGTCATGCTATGAACTACCACAGTCATCAGCACAGAGATGAGGTATGGGTTGTTATCTCAGGAGTAGGCCAGACAGTTATTGATGGCGTAGAGACATCAGTTAAACCTGGTGATGTCATCACTATGAAAGCCGGTTGTAAGCATACTGTCAGCGCTGAAACAGAACTTAAACTCATCGAAGTTCAGGTTGGAAGTGAGATAAGCGTAGAGGACAAGACCAAATATAAACTGTGA
- a CDS encoding carbohydrate ABC transporter permease — protein MHTKEKTSSVVIRFIIAIVIAIYVLFPFFLLLINSGKATSDITANPVSFAGASFGQFAENIQAVVNDPNFMFFTSFGSSALITVLSLVLLSLFGAMAAWVICRNKTIWSTVIYFTFIASMIIPFQVVMLPLISTFRDVGKFIGIPMLQSVPGIVFAYLGFGGAMTVFILNGFIKGVPYDLEEAASIDGCSPEQTFFQIIFPLLTPVITTVTILNGMWIWNDYLLPSMMLGQNGKVMTIPIAIQKFVGSYVKSWDRILPAALLAIIPMIIIFLIAQKQIMEGMIEGAVKG, from the coding sequence ATGCATACCAAGGAAAAAACTTCCAGCGTAGTGATCAGATTCATTATAGCTATCGTAATTGCAATATATGTATTATTTCCATTTTTCCTGCTTCTTATTAACTCAGGAAAAGCAACATCAGATATTACTGCTAATCCTGTAAGTTTTGCCGGAGCAAGCTTCGGTCAGTTTGCCGAAAACATTCAGGCAGTAGTAAATGATCCTAACTTCATGTTCTTTACATCATTTGGTTCATCTGCACTTATTACTGTTCTGTCTCTTGTTCTGCTCTCACTTTTTGGAGCTATGGCAGCATGGGTTATTTGTCGTAACAAGACAATTTGGTCAACAGTTATCTACTTTACCTTCATCGCATCCATGATAATACCTTTCCAGGTAGTAATGCTTCCACTCATTTCTACTTTCCGTGATGTTGGTAAGTTTATTGGTATTCCAATGCTTCAGTCAGTTCCAGGTATTGTGTTCGCCTACCTGGGATTTGGCGGGGCAATGACAGTATTTATCTTAAACGGATTTATTAAGGGAGTTCCTTATGACCTTGAAGAGGCAGCATCAATCGATGGATGCTCACCTGAGCAGACTTTCTTCCAGATCATCTTCCCTCTTCTTACTCCAGTAATTACCACTGTTACTATTCTTAACGGTATGTGGATCTGGAACGACTACCTTCTTCCATCCATGATGCTTGGACAGAACGGTAAAGTAATGACTATTCCTATCGCAATTCAGAAATTCGTAGGATCTTACGTTAAGAGCTGGGATAGAATTCTTCCCGCAGCACTTCTTGCTATCATTCCTATGATCATCATATTCCTGATTGCACAGAAGCAGATCATGGAAGGTATGATCGAAGGCGCAGTCAAGGGATGA
- a CDS encoding carbohydrate ABC transporter permease, whose protein sequence is MSTFSIGRKAASFISLIAGIVLAIAGLGLSIAKTGNALRGAMLIVGIVLFFIGLYLFPTLKHHRSIINFIFLFPLLFAFMVTVIIPLILGIGYSFTDWDGIRMKGIVGISNYTRMFKQPAFLWSILLTFLFVVFNMILVNLVAFLLALLCTSKIKGLGFFRAAYFLPNLIGGIVLGYIWQFIFSNVVTKFTGTYSMLSDTNTAFLAIIIVYIWQYAGYIMLIYITGLNTIPGDVLEASAIDGANKTQTLFNIKLPMIAPTITICTFLTLTSAFKQFDVNLALTNGKGSVQFLGSYIANGTEMLALNIYTTAVINNDYALGQAKAVLFFVILAVVSILQVRISNKKEVEL, encoded by the coding sequence ATGAGTACATTTTCTATAGGGAGAAAGGCTGCTTCATTTATCAGCCTTATAGCAGGAATTGTGCTTGCGATAGCCGGTTTGGGATTGTCCATTGCTAAAACTGGTAATGCGCTAAGGGGAGCAATGCTGATAGTTGGCATAGTTTTATTCTTTATTGGATTATATCTTTTCCCAACACTTAAGCATCATCGTTCTATTATTAATTTCATTTTCCTGTTTCCACTTCTGTTTGCTTTTATGGTAACTGTTATCATTCCTCTTATTCTTGGTATCGGATATTCCTTTACCGACTGGGATGGTATCAGAATGAAAGGTATCGTTGGTATTTCCAACTATACCAGAATGTTTAAACAGCCCGCATTCTTGTGGTCAATTCTTTTAACATTTTTATTTGTTGTGTTCAATATGATCCTTGTTAACCTTGTTGCCTTTTTACTTGCACTTCTATGCACTTCAAAGATCAAGGGTCTTGGATTTTTCAGAGCTGCTTATTTCCTTCCAAACCTTATCGGAGGAATTGTTCTTGGTTATATCTGGCAGTTCATTTTCAGTAATGTAGTAACTAAGTTCACTGGAACTTACTCCATGCTTTCGGACACTAATACGGCTTTCCTTGCCATAATTATCGTATATATCTGGCAGTACGCAGGTTATATCATGCTCATCTACATCACAGGACTTAACACTATTCCGGGCGATGTTCTTGAGGCGTCTGCCATCGACGGTGCTAACAAAACTCAGACTCTCTTTAACATCAAGCTTCCTATGATAGCACCTACTATTACAATTTGTACTTTCCTCACACTTACATCTGCTTTCAAACAGTTCGATGTAAACCTTGCATTAACAAATGGTAAGGGCTCTGTACAGTTCCTTGGCTCATATATAGCAAACGGAACCGAGATGCTCGCCCTTAACATTTACACAACTGCAGTTATCAACAATGATTACGCACTTGGTCAGGCCAAGGCTGTTCTCTTCTTTGTTATCCTCGCTGTAGTCTCAATTTTACAGGTACGTATTTCTAATAAGAAGGAGGTTGAATTATAA